CGGGCGACAGCTCGGCGTTGATCTGGATGAACTTGAGCTGGTCCTGGGGCACGTCTTCTTCGGCATAGATGGCGTTGGCCGGGCATTCCGGAATACATACGGCGCAGTCGATGCACTCGTCCGGATCGATGACCAGGAAGTTCGGGCCTTCGCGGAAGCAATCAACGGGGCACACGTCGACGCAATCGGTGTACTTGCATTTAATACAGTTTTCGGTGACGACGTGAGTCATGCGGCAACTCCCGGTGGGCGCTTTTTATTCTGCTGAAAGAAAAGGATTTTACCCAATTGCGCGCCGCCGCTCCCGGTATACCCCTGAGCGGGGTAGTGTCCCTGGGCGGCCGCCCATGCCGGTTGGCGGATGCCCGACCGCAACTATGGTTGAATATGGGTTCGCAAGCGACCGATCCAACCATGATAATCACCTCGCTGTTAGATACCGACCTGTACAAGTTCAGCATGATGCAGGTGGTCCTGCACCATTTTCCGGCCGCGCAGGTGGAATACCGGTACAAGTGCCGCACGCCCGGGGTGAACCTGCGCCCGTACATGGACGAGATCCGCGCGGAAATCCACCACCTGTGCCAGCTGCGGTTCAGCGACGACGAGCTCGACTATCTGCGCGGGCTGCGTTTCATCAAAAGCGATTTTGTCGATTTCCTGGGGCTGTTCCATCTGCCCGAGCGCTGTATCGAGGTCGCCGAAGGCGAGCAGCCGGGTGAAATATCCATCGAGGTGAAAGGCCCGTGGCTGCACACGATATTGTTCGAAATCCCGGTGCTGGCCATCGTCAACGAAGTCTATTTCCGCAATACCCGCAAGCATCCCGACCTGGAAGAAGGCCGCTCCCGCCTGCAGTCCAAAATGGCCCTGGTGGTCAGCGCGCCCGACATGGCGGATTTCCGGGTGGCGGAATACGGCACCCGCCGCCGGTTTTCCAAGGTCTGGCACGATGAAGTCGTGGCCACCATGAAAGCCAGCATGGGCAGGATGTTCGCCGGCACCAGCAACGTCGCCCTGGCGCGCAAATACGACGTGCTGCCCCTGGGCACCATGGGGCACGAGTACCTGCAGGCCTGCCAGGCGCTGGGCCCGCGCCTGCGCGATTCGCAGGTATTCGCCCTGGAGGTCTGGGCCAAGGAATACCGCGGCGACCTGGGTATCGCGCTGTCGGACGTCTATGGCACCGACGCCTTCCTGCGCGACTTCGATATGTATTTCTGCAAGCTGTTCGACGGCGCCCGCCACGATTCGGGCGACCCCTTCGTCTGGGGCGAGCGCATGATCGAGCACTACAAGTTCAACCGCGTGGACCCGCGCACCAAGACGCTGGTGTTTTCCGACGCCTTGACCTTTCCACGCGCCATCGAGCTGGCGCGGCGTTTCGCCGGGCGCTGCCGTGTATCGTTCGGCATCGGCACCAACCTGACCAACGACCTGGGGCACCAGCCGCTGCAGATCGTCATGAAAATGGTCCGCTGCAACGGGCAACCCGTCGCCAAGGTCTCGGATTCGCCGGAAAAGACCATGTGCGACGATCCCGCCTACCTGGCCTATCTGCGGCAAGTGTTCCAGTTGCCGCCGATCCGGGAAGAAAGCGTGTCGAAGTAGGCCACGGCCGCCGCCGCACTGCCTATGGCGGGCGGCACAAAGGATTTTTCACATCGGGCCCGCGCGGCCCGGATTCAACCCAGGAGGAAACCGCATGAGTTCCATCAAGCGCTTCAACGTCGAAAAACGTCTTTCCGACATGGCGGTGTACAACGGCGTGGCCTATCTGGCCGGCCAGGTGCCCGACGACGCCACGCTGGACATCACCGGGCAGACCCAGCAGGTGCTGGCGACCATCGACAAGCTGCTGGCCGAGGCCGGCACCGACAAGACCAAGATCCTGATGGCGCAGATTTTCGTCGCCAACATGAAGGAATTCGACGGCATGAACAAGGCGTGGGACGCCTGGGTCGCGCCGGGCAACTCGCCCCCGCGCGCCACGGTGGAATCCCGCCTGGCCAACCCCGACTACAAGGTCGAGATCGTGGTGACCGCCGCCGTCGCCTGACGCCTGGGGTTTGGAGCCTGGCCAGATCCAGGCTCGGAGCCGGGATCGTTGCCAGGCCGGCCCGGCCGCTCGTCTACAGCCTTGGCCGGCTGTGCACCCCGCCGTGCGGCAGGCGCTGCAGGGGATCCTGCCGGTAGTAGGTGCGCAACAGCCCATACCATTCCGGCAGCGCCGCCGCCAGCGGCGCGGGATCGACGAAAAACGATTCCGAACTGACCGCGAAGAACTCTCCTTCGTCGGTCGCCGCATAGGGATCCATCGGCAATTGCCCGTACCAGGGGTCGGCTTCCGGCCCTTCGGGATCGACGTGCGGCGGAATGGCGGCCTCCACCGCCTCCAGCGCCTGCGAAAAGCGGTCCAGGCTGTCGTCGAGCACGCGCTGCCACAGCCGCGCGTTCAGTTCGGGGCGGCCGGCCAGGCTGGGCATGCCGTCGGCATCGCCGCCCATCAGGTCCAGCTTGTGGGCGAACTCATGGATGACGACGTTGAAGGCGCCTTCGGACAGGCGCGCATCTTCCCAGGACAGCACGACCGGTCCGCCATCCCAGGCCTCGCCGGCGGCATCCTCGGTGTATTCGTGCACGACGCCCAGGTCGTCTTCGCGCCGGCGCGGGATCGCGAAGCCGCCGGGGTAGACGATGATTTCTTCCCAGCCTTCATACAGCGCCGTGGGCAGCTTCAGGATGGGCAGGGCGGCCTGGACCGCGATGGACAGGCGCATGAAGTCCGTCAGCGCCAGGCCGCTCGCGCCGTTCATGGTCTTGCTGGCCAGCAGCCAGGCGGCGCGGGCGCGCAGTTCCTCGGCGTCGGCGGCTTCCAGCCCGGCCAGGAAGGGGTATGACTGCAGCACTTCGTCCCACAGCGCGGGTTCGATGCGGGCGCGCACATCGGCGACGCGGGCAGCGGGCGCGCCACGTCCAAGCAGCCATCGCAGCATAAGGGGCATCCTCCGTCTTCCAGGCCAGACAGGCGCTAGTGTAGAGTGTCGGGCTGAGTCCGTGCCGCCGTGGCCGCGGCCCTCCGTCACACCCATCTTCACGCTTTACTGTGCCTCGCGCCGATGCCCGAGCTTCCCGACCACGATATCTTGACGCCCTTCGACGACGCGTGGCTCGATAGCGCCGCCGCCGGCCTGGACGCGCAAGGGCGTGAACAGCTGCAAAAAGCCGCCGCCTGGGCATGGCCGCGCTTCAACGACGAACAGGCGCTGACCGGCGAGCCCCTGGCCGGCCACGCGGCCGGCGTCACGCGCATCCTGGCCGGCCTGCAGACCGACGGCGCGACCCGCGTGGCCGCCGTGCTGGCGGCCTTGCCCGCCGACCTGTCGGCGCCGGCCCCGCACGCGCGGCACGATCCCCTGGTCGCGGAATTCGGCCAGGAAATCGCCCGTCTGGTGCAGGGCGCGCGCGCCCTGCTGCGCCTGGGCGCCGTGGCGCGCCTGGCCAGCGACAGCGCCGCCGAAACCGGTACGCAAAAGGAAATGCAGCGCAAGATGCTGCTGGCCATGGCCGCCGACCTGCGTATCGTCCTCATGCGCCTGGCTTCGCGCCTGCAGAGCTTGCGCTGGCATGCCGCCACCAAGGTCGCCTGCCCGCCGGAGCTGGCGCGCGAAACGCTGGACCTGTACGCGCCGCTGGCCAACCGGCTGGGCATATGGCAGCTGAAGTGGGAGCTGGAAGACCTGTCCTTCCGCTTCCTGGACCCCGATCGCTACAAGGAGATCGCCCGGCTGCTCGAAGAAAAACGCGTGGAACGCGAAGCCTTCATCGCCGATGCCGTGGAACGCGTGCGCACCGCGCTGCGCAAGGCCGGCATCGAAGCCGAAGTCAGCGGGCGTCCCAAGCACATCTACAGCATCTGGAACAAGATGCGCATCAAGAAGCTGGACTTCACCCAGATGTTCGACCTGCGCGCCCTGCGGGTCATCGTCAAGGACGTGCGCGAGTGCTATACGGCGCTGGCCCTGGTCCACGAACTGTGGACGCCGCTGCTGGATGAGTTCGACGACTATATTTCGCGGCCCAAGCCCAATGGCTATCGCTCGCTGCACACGGTGCTGGTGGACAGGGACGGGCGGCCCTTCGAAGTGCAGATCCGCACGCAGGAAATGCATCAATTCGCGGAATACGGGATGGCGGCGCACTGGCGCTACAAGGAGGCCGGGCCCCGGGGCGGCCAGGTGGAAGCGTCCAGCGAATACGACCGCCAGTTGTCCTGGATGCGCCAGTTGCTGGCGTGGAATGCCGACCTGGACGCGGCGCCGCCGGCCGCGAGCGCGGCCGAAGCCGTGGCGGCCGGTGGCGAACACATCTACGTCCTGACGCCGCAGGCGCGCGTGATCGAACTGCCCGCCGGTTCCACGCCGGTGGACTTCGCCTACCACCTGCACACCGACCTGGGCCATCGCTGCCGCGGCGCCCGGGTCGACGGCCAGATGGTGCCGCTGCAGACGCGGCTGGCCACCGGCCAGACCGTGGAAATCATCGCGGCCAAGGCCGGCGGGCCGTCGCGCGACTGGCTGAATCCGCAGCTGGGCTTCCTGGCCAGCCCGCGAGCGCGCGCCAAGGTGCGCAACTGGTTCAACGCCATCGAGCTGCAGCAGCGCATCACCCAGGGGCAGGCCCTGGTGGAAAAAGAGCTGCAGCGCCTGGGCAAGACGGCGATCAACCTGGAGCAGCTGGCGCAGCAACTGGGTTTCGCGCGGGCGGACGACCTGTACGTCGCCGCGGCCAAGGATGAATTCAGCCTGCGCCAGATCGATTCGGTCTTCCAGCAACCGGCCGGGCCGGCCGACGATCCCGGCGTTGTCACCCATGCCAGCCGGGCCGAGAGCACCGAAAAAGGCGGCAAGAGCGGGGTCCTGGTCGTCGGCGTGGGATCGTTGATGACCCAGCTGGCGCGCTGCTGCCGGCCGGCGCCGCCGGATCCCATCGTCGGCTTCGTCACGCGCGGCCGCGGCGTTTCCATCCATCGGCTGGATTGCCACAGCTATGCCGCGCTGGCGGAACGCGAGCCGGAGCGCGTCATCGAAGTCGCCTGGGGCGAAACCGGCAATACCGTGTACCCGGTGGACATCAGCGTGCGCGCCCATGACCGCTCCGGCCTGCTGCGCGACCTGTCCGAAGTCTTCGCGCGCCTGCGCCTGAACGTCATCGGCGTCAATACGCAAAGCCGCAACTCCCTGGCGCACATGGTGTTCACGGTCGAGGTCCATGGCGGCGACGCCCTGGCCCGCGCGCTGGACGCCCTGCGCGAAGTGGCCGGGGTCACGGGCGCGACCCGCAAGTAGCCTTGGCGCGCCCGGAGCCGCGGAGACGCCACCCCGGCGCCACCCCGGCGCCGCCCGCCGGGGCCGCGGGCCGGGCCGCCATGGACGGCTGGATCGGCCCCGGCCTACACTGGCGGTTTACATGACAAGGCGCTAGGCATGGATACCCGTCGCTGGCTGGAAACGCTGGTGGGCTTCGACACCACCAGCCGCAACTCCAATCTCGCTCTCATCGAAACGGCTCGTGACTGGCTGAAAGAGCAGGGCGTGCAGGCCTGGCTGGCGCACAACGACGACCGCACCAAGGCCAATCTGTTCGCCACGCTGCCGGCGCGGGATGGCGGCGAACAGGGCGGCATCGTGCTGTCCGGCCATACCGACGTGGTGCCGGTGGACGGCCAGGACTGGACCGCCGATCCCTTCGTCTTGCGCGAACACGACGGCCGCCTGTACGGCCGTGGCGCCTGCGATATGAAGGGTTTCATCGCGACGACCCTGGCCATGGTGCCGGAATTCCTGTCCATGCCGCGCGCCAAGCCGCTGCACCTGGCGTTCTCCTTCGACGAGGAAGTCGGCTGCGCGGGCGCGCCCTACATGCTGGCGGACCTGCACGAACGCGGTATCCGTCCCGAGGGCTGCGTGGTCGGCGAACCGACCGGCATGCAGGTGGTGGTGGCCCACAAGGGCATCAATCTCTACCGCTGCCGCGTCCACGGCAAGGCCGCGCACTCGTCCCTGACGCCGCACGGCTGCAACGCCATCGAATACGCCGCGCGGCTGATCTGCCACATCCGCGACGTGGCCGATGCCTACAAGGCCAAGGGCCCGTACGACACTTTCTACGACGTGCCCTTCAGCACCTTGACGACCAACCTGATCCGCGGCGGCATCGCCGTGAACACCATCCCGTCCGAATGCGAATTCGCCTATGAATTCCGCAACCTGCCGGGCATGGCGCCGGACGATATCCAGCGCGAGGTCCAGCATTACGTGGACGAAGTGCTGCTGCCGCGCATGCGGCAGGAATTTCCCGAGGCCCGCATCGATATCGAGCGCGGCCCGGCCGCGCCCGGGCTGGAGGCCTCCGAGCAGGCGGCCATCACGCAGCTGGTGCGCGCCCTGACCCGCGACGGCGCCACCCGCAAGGTGGCCTACGGGACGGAAGCCGGCCTGTTCCAGGGCATGGGCATTCCCACCGTGGTCTGTGGCCCCGGCCACATCGAGCAGGCTCACAAGCCGGACGAATACGTGGCCATGGACCAGCTGGACGCCTGCGCGGCCTTCCTGCGGCGGGTCGGCCAGTCGGTCTAGCCGGGCGCCGCCCGGCGCCTCAGGTAAAATACCGGGTTGCTAAAAAAGTGGTGAAAGCGGTGGCGAAACCTTACGACTTTCCGGATGCCCAGGGCCATTTCGGTCCCTACGGCGGCGTATTCGTGGCGGAAACGCTCATGCACGCGCTCGACGAGCTGCGCGAAGCCTACGACAGGTATCGCGTGGATCCTCAATTCATCGAGGAATTCAACTACGAGCTCAAGCATTTCGTCGGCCGTCCCAGTCCCGTCTACCATGCCCGTCGCTGGTCGAGCGAGCTGGGCGGCGCGCAGATCTGGTTCAAGCGCGAAGACCTGAACCATACGGGCGCCCACAAGGTCAACAACTGCATCGGCCAGGCGCTGCTGGCGCGCCGCATGGGCAAGCCGCGCGTGATCGCCGAAACCGGCGCGGGGCAGCACGGCGTGGCCACCGCCACCGTGGCGGCCCGCTACGGCATGGAATGCATCGTCTACATGGGCAGCGAAGACATCCGCCGCCAGGCGTCGAACGTCTATCGCATGAAGCTGCTGGGCGCGAAAGTGGTGCCGGTCGAATCCGGCTCGCGCACGCTCAAGGACGCCCTGAACGAGGCCATGCGCGACTGGGTCACCAACATCGGCAACACCTTCTACATCATCGGCACCGTGGCCGGGCCCGACCCGTATCCGCGCATGGTGCGGGATTTCCAGACCGTCATCGGCAAGGAATGCCTGTGGCAGATGCCGGAAGAAGCCGGCCGCCAGCCCGACATCGTTGTCGCGGCAGTGGGCGGCGGTTCCAACGCCATGGGCATCTTCCACCCGTACATTCCTTATGAAGACGTCCAGCTGGTCGGCGTGGAAGCAGCGGGCGAAGGCGTCGAGACCGGCCGCCACGCGGCTTCCATCGCGTCCGGCCAGGTCGGCGTGCTGCACGGCAATCGCACTTATGTGATCCAGGACGCCAACGGCCAGGTGCAGGAAACGCACTCCGTGTCGGCCGGCCTGGACTACCCCGGGGTCGGCCCCGAACACGCCTGGCTGAAGGACAGCGGCCGGGCCTCCTACGTCGGCGTGACCGATGACGACGCGCTCAAGGCCTTCCACGACTGCTGCCGCATCGAAGGCATCATGCCGGCGCTGGAGTCCTCGCACGCCATCGCCCATGCCGTGCGCATCGCGCCGACCTTGCCCGCGGACACCCATATCCTGGTCTGCCTGTCCGGACGCGGCGACAAGGATATGCACACCGTGGCCGAGCGCGCCGGGCTGACGCTGTAATCGACAGTGGTAATGACAGCATGACCTCACAACAAGACCGTATCGCCGCCGCTTTTTCCCGCGCCCGCGGCGATAAGCGCGCCGCCCTGATTCCCTACGTCGCCGCCGGCGATCCGTCGCCCGCGTCGTGCGTCCCGCTGATGCATGCGCTGGTGCGGGCGGGCGCGGACGTCATCGAACTCGGTGTGCCGTTTTCGGACCCCATGGCCGACGGCCCCGTCATCCAGCGCGCCACCGAGCGCGCCATCGCCCAGGGCATGAGCCTGCACGGCGTGCTCGATGCCGTCCGGCAATTCCGTGCCGACGACGATCGCACGCCCGTGGTGCTGATGGGATACGCCAATCCGATCGAGCGCATGGGGCAGGCCGCCTTCGCCGACGCCGCGCATGCGGCCGGCGTGGACGGTGTGCTGGTGGTCGACTATCCGCCCGAAGAAGTGCAGGCATTCGCCGACCTGCTGGGCGAAAAAGGCATCGCGCCCATCTTCCTGCTGGCGCCCACTTCCACGGACGCGCGCATCCAGGCCGTCGGCAAGGTCGCGCGCGGCTATGTCTACTACGTGTCGCTGCGCGGCGTGACCGGCGCCGGCCACCTGGATACGGAAGACGTCGCCAAGCGGCTGGCCGATATCCGCCGCCACGTGCATATTCCCATCGGCGTCGGGTTCGGCATCCGCGACGCCGATAGCGCCCAGCGCGTCGCCAAGGTGGCGGACGCGGTGGTGATCGGCAGCAAGCTTATCGAGACCATGGAACAGGCAGTCGCCGGCGCGGCCGCCGACCGTCGCGACGAAGCCGCCATCACGGCCGCGCGCGACTGGCTGGGCGGCATTCGTTCGGCCCTGGACCAGGCCGGACGCGGGGCGGCCGCGGCTTGAAGCCCCGGCGCACGGCCGGCGCCGGCCGCCCTATTCCTTCATCAGGACAAGAAACCAAGAAATGAGCTGGATCGAAAAACTCCTGCCTCCGCGCATCAACAAGACCACCGAACCCAGCGCGCGCCGCGTGCCTGAAGGTTTGTGGGTCAAGTGTCCGGCCTGCGAATCGGTGCTTTACAACGAAGACCTGGCCGCCAACCTGCATGTCTGCCCCAAGTGCGACCATCACATGCGCATCGGGGCCCGCGCGCGCATCGACTCGCTGCTGGACCTGGAAGGCCGCGTCGAAATCGGACAGAGCATCCGGTCCGTCGATACGCTCAAGTTCAAGGACAGCCGCAAGTACCCCGAGCGCATCCAGGAAGCGGTCAAGCAGACCGGCGAAACCGATGCGCTGGTGGTCGTCAGCGGCTCCATCCGCAGCGTCCCGGCGGTGGTGGCCTGCTTCGAATTCGAATTCATGGGCGGATCCATGGGCTCCGTCGTCGGCGAACGGTTCGCCCGCGGCGCCCAGGCGGCGCTGGACCAGAAGACCGGCTTCGTCTGCGTGGCGGCTTCCGGCGGCGCGCGCATGCAGGAAAGTCTGCTGTCGCTGATGCAGATGGCCAAGACCAACGCCATGCTGACCCGCCTGGCGGCCGCCGGGCTGCCGTTCATCAGCGTGTTGACCGATCCCACGATGGGCGGTGTGTCGGCCAGCTTCGCCTTCATGGGCGACGTGGTCATCGCCGAACCCAAGGCGCTGATCGGCTTTGCCGGCCCGCGCGTGATCGAGCAGACCGTGCGCGAAAAACTGCCTGAAGGTTTCCAGCGCGCCGAATTCCTGCTGCAGAAGGGCGCCGTCGACATGGTCGTGGACCGTCGCCAGCTGCGCGAGGAAATCGCCCGCCTGCTGGCCTTGCTGACGCGGCAGTCGGCCGACGTCGTCGCGGCCTGAGTCTGCGCCGGCGCGCCCGCGCGCCGCGTTGCCGGGCATCCCGACGGGGGTGTCCGCCTCGTTCCAGGGATTGGTCGTCCTGGTGGAACACAGTTTCCCTCGCCACCGTGGCGTTTCGGCACACATCCGTTTGGTTGGCACACGGTTTTTCTGATAAGTTACAGCGTCTTTTTGTTTCTTCTCATCGCTGGAGTTGCTCCAATGAACCGTGGTCATAAAAACAAAATCATTGCCGGCGCGCTGACCGCACTGGCAGTGGCATGCGTGACGCTTCCGGCGCAGGCGCAACTGGCGCGCACTAATGGCGGCGTCAGTGTGCAGATGGGTATCGGTGAAAAATACAACCGTACCACCGTCAATTACGAAACCGCGCCGCTGTGGAATTACGATTTCGGCGGCGGCTGGGGCAAGCTCGATCTGACGGGCGAACTCGGCGTGTCCTACTGGTGGGCGCACCAAGGCGCGCATCCCAGCAGCGCCTGGCAGCTGAACGCCATCCCCATGTTCCGCTGGTGGCTGACCGATCGCTTCTTCTTCGAAGGCGGCGTGGGCCCGACGGTCTTCAACAAGACGCGCTTCGCGGACAAGACCATCAGCACGGCCTTCCAGTTCGGCGACCATATCGGTTTCGGCTATCAGCTGACCGAATCCAGCCGCCTGAGCCTGCGGTATTCGCACTTCTCGAACGCCAGCATCAAGACCCCCAACCCGGGTCTGGATGTGACGCAGCTGACCTACACCTATCTGTTCTGACAGGGCCGACGGCCCGGGCCCTGGCGGGACGCGTGGACGCGCTCCCGCAAGGGCCGCGGCCACGCCTGGGTGGCTCCACCCAGGCGGTCCGATCTACAGCCGTTTCGCGATCCCGCGGTCCAGCGCATAGGCGCCGCCTCCGCGACCCGCCATATACAGCGCCAGCACGCCCATCAGCACCGGGTACTCGATACCCCGGTCGATCCACGGCCAGGTCGGCCCCAGCGCATAGCTGATCGCCGCCATCTCGACCGCGAACAGCAGGGCCATCGCCCGCGTGCACAGCCCCAATCCCAGCATCAATGCCCCGCCGGTTTCCAGCAGCATGACCAGGAAAGCCAGTTGCGGCGCGAACGGCAGCCCCATCGCCGTCCGGATCAGGTTGATCGAGCCCGCCATCGGGTCCGCCATCGACCCATGCGACACGCCCAGCGCCTTGGGCAGGCCATGCGTGAACAGGACGACGGCGAACGCCACGCGCAGCACGGCATAAAGCATGGGCTCGCAGCCCGTCATGCGGGTATTGAAATGCGCGAGTCGTCCGCGCCACCCGGGCAGTTCCTTGGCAACGGACAGTTCATTGGCGGTCATGGCAGGCTCCTTTTCGGTATCGGGGTTCAGCTGGACTTGTCCTGCCCCGGGGCGGGGGCGAGCCCCATCTTGGCCAGGGTCAGCGTTTCGTCGGCGCGGCCCCAGCCGCCGTCGGCGACTTCCTCCACCAGCACCATGGAATAGGGGCGGGCGGCCTCGCCGAAGTATTCGACGAACATGGCCGTGGTCCGGTGGATGATTTCTTCCTTGCGGGCGTGATCCAGAATCCCTTCGGGGAACTTGTAGTTGGCGAATGGCATGGTTGTTTTCCTTGAAAAATCGGGATAAGGCGGCGCTACCGCCTGGGCCAGAATGGGTCAGGCAAAGCCGCCGTTGGCGCGCAGGACCTGGGCGTTGACCCAGCCGCCGTCCGGCCCCGCCAGGAACGACACCGCGCCGGCGATGTCTTCCGGGGTGCCCAGGCGTTGCAGCGGGGCCAGGTTGGCGATGTGCTCGATCTGTTCCGGCGACTTGCCGTTCAGGAACAGCTCGGTGCCGACCGGACCGGGGGCGACGGCATTGACCGTGATGCCGCGGCCGCGCAGTTCGTTGGCCAGCACGCGCACCAGTCCTTCCACGCCGGCCTTGGACGCGATGTACGGGCCATAGGCGGGGAAGGACTTGGCGATGACGCTGGTGGACAAGGCGATGATGCGTCCACCTTCGCCCACCTGCGCGGCGGCTTCCGCCAGGACCAGGAAGGCGCCGCGCAGATTCGTCGCGATCACCTTGTCGAAGTCGGCCAGGCTGCCGGTCGCGATCGGCGCCATCGGCATGATGCCGGCGCTATTGACCACCACGTCGATGCGGCCAAATGCCTGCCGGGCCTGCGCGAACAGCGCGGCCACGTCCTCGGGGCTGGCGACGTCGCCCTGTATGGCGACGGCCTTGCCGCCGGCCGCCTCGATCGCCGCCACCGTTTCCTGGGCCTTGGCTGCATTGCCGGCGTAGTTCACCGCAACCGCGTAGCCATCCGCCGCCAACCGGACGGCGATGGCGCGGCCGATACCGCGTGAGCCACCGGTGACGATGGCCGCTTTCTGCTGGGTTGTGCTCATGGGGTAACTCCTTGTTGTGTAGGGCGATGCCCGATGAAGTGCATTGTTCTTGTTTATGCTTTTGGGATAAATGCATTAGGATTGCTATCTAAATTCAACCCACAACAACAATTCCATCGTGGACCGCTTCGAATCCCTGCAGCTCTTCACCCGCATCGTCGAGTCCGGCAGCTTCAGCCAGGCGGCGGCGTCCCTGGACATTCCCCGGGCGACCGCCACCCACGCCATCAAGGCCCTGGAGTCCCGCCTGGGCACGCGGCTGCTGGAGCGCACCACGCGCCACGTCCGTCCGACCCTGGACGGACAGGCTTTCTACGAACGCTGCGTGTCGGTGCTGAGCGAACTGGACGACGCCGAGGCGTCGCTGCAGCACATCGCCTCGAATCCTCGCGGGACCTTGCGGGTGGACATGCATGGCACGCACGCGACGCAGATCGTCCTTCCGGCCATTCCGGAGTTCCGCGAACGCTATCCCGGCATCGACCTGGTGGTCAGCAGCGGAGACCGCCTGGTCGACCTGGTCAGGGAAGGCGTGGACTGCGTGATCCGCGCGGGCACGCCGCGCGATTCATCCCTGGTGGCCAGGCGCCTGGCGGCGCTGCCCCAGGCGATCTGCGCCAGCCCGGAATACCTGGCGCGTTTCGGCACGCCCACGCACCCGGACGATCTGGCGCAACACCAGGCGGTCAAATTCTTCTCGAGCAGCGGTGCGTCGGACTACCCGCTGGAACTGATCGTCGACGGGAAAGTGCAGGCCTACATGCTGGACGGCTGGATGTCCGTCAATGACGCGGAAAACTATTACGTTTGCGGACTGCGCGGCTGCGGGCTGATCCAGATTCCGCGTTTCCACATGGAAGAAGCGCTGCGCGACGGCCGGCTCGTGGAGGTGCTGGCGGATTGGCGCAGCCCCGACATGCCGCTGGCGGCGTTCTATCCCCACCACCGGCAGCTGTCGCCGCGGGTGCGGGTGTTCATCGACTGGTTGACGAAACTGTACGAGACGCGCTTCGGGCCTTTGCCTTGAGTCTTCCGAACGGCCGGCTGGCCCGGCTGCGGGTACCGCGCAAGCAAAAAGGGCTGCCCCGACCGGGACAGCCCTTTCTGCTCGAGGTCCGCCGGGATCGGCGGAACCGCGGCTTGCCTTAGTGGCGCGTTTCCACCTGGACCAGCGGCGAGGACGACACCGGCGCCACGGGCTTGCGCTCGCGGCCCAGGCGCATCGGCGTATGGCTGGCGGCCATGCGCTGCTGGGTCTGGGCGTGGCGATCCGGATCGGTCTCCACCCAGGTCAGGCCGGCGGCATTGACGACGTCCTGCAGGTTTTGCTTGGAACCCGATTGCGCGGGCGCCGGCGCGGAAGCCTGGACCGGCGCGCTGGTGGCAGCCACCGGGGTGGCGGACACGGGCTCGGCCGCCCGAGGTTCGCTGACCGGGGTGATGGCCGGCTCGG
This genomic interval from Bordetella genomosp. 9 contains the following:
- the trpB gene encoding tryptophan synthase subunit beta; amino-acid sequence: MAKPYDFPDAQGHFGPYGGVFVAETLMHALDELREAYDRYRVDPQFIEEFNYELKHFVGRPSPVYHARRWSSELGGAQIWFKREDLNHTGAHKVNNCIGQALLARRMGKPRVIAETGAGQHGVATATVAARYGMECIVYMGSEDIRRQASNVYRMKLLGAKVVPVESGSRTLKDALNEAMRDWVTNIGNTFYIIGTVAGPDPYPRMVRDFQTVIGKECLWQMPEEAGRQPDIVVAAVGGGSNAMGIFHPYIPYEDVQLVGVEAAGEGVETGRHAASIASGQVGVLHGNRTYVIQDANGQVQETHSVSAGLDYPGVGPEHAWLKDSGRASYVGVTDDDALKAFHDCCRIEGIMPALESSHAIAHAVRIAPTLPADTHILVCLSGRGDKDMHTVAERAGLTL
- the trpA gene encoding tryptophan synthase subunit alpha, whose protein sequence is MTSQQDRIAAAFSRARGDKRAALIPYVAAGDPSPASCVPLMHALVRAGADVIELGVPFSDPMADGPVIQRATERAIAQGMSLHGVLDAVRQFRADDDRTPVVLMGYANPIERMGQAAFADAAHAAGVDGVLVVDYPPEEVQAFADLLGEKGIAPIFLLAPTSTDARIQAVGKVARGYVYYVSLRGVTGAGHLDTEDVAKRLADIRRHVHIPIGVGFGIRDADSAQRVAKVADAVVIGSKLIETMEQAVAGAAADRRDEAAITAARDWLGGIRSALDQAGRGAAAA
- the accD gene encoding acetyl-CoA carboxylase, carboxyltransferase subunit beta, yielding MSWIEKLLPPRINKTTEPSARRVPEGLWVKCPACESVLYNEDLAANLHVCPKCDHHMRIGARARIDSLLDLEGRVEIGQSIRSVDTLKFKDSRKYPERIQEAVKQTGETDALVVVSGSIRSVPAVVACFEFEFMGGSMGSVVGERFARGAQAALDQKTGFVCVAASGGARMQESLLSLMQMAKTNAMLTRLAAAGLPFISVLTDPTMGGVSASFAFMGDVVIAEPKALIGFAGPRVIEQTVREKLPEGFQRAEFLLQKGAVDMVVDRRQLREEIARLLALLTRQSADVVAA
- a CDS encoding acyloxyacyl hydrolase — its product is MNRGHKNKIIAGALTALAVACVTLPAQAQLARTNGGVSVQMGIGEKYNRTTVNYETAPLWNYDFGGGWGKLDLTGELGVSYWWAHQGAHPSSAWQLNAIPMFRWWLTDRFFFEGGVGPTVFNKTRFADKTISTAFQFGDHIGFGYQLTESSRLSLRYSHFSNASIKTPNPGLDVTQLTYTYLF
- a CDS encoding DoxX family protein, with the protein product MTANELSVAKELPGWRGRLAHFNTRMTGCEPMLYAVLRVAFAVVLFTHGLPKALGVSHGSMADPMAGSINLIRTAMGLPFAPQLAFLVMLLETGGALMLGLGLCTRAMALLFAVEMAAISYALGPTWPWIDRGIEYPVLMGVLALYMAGRGGGAYALDRGIAKRL
- a CDS encoding tautomerase family protein, with the protein product MPFANYKFPEGILDHARKEEIIHRTTAMFVEYFGEAARPYSMVLVEEVADGGWGRADETLTLAKMGLAPAPGQDKSS
- a CDS encoding SDR family oxidoreductase, giving the protein MSTTQQKAAIVTGGSRGIGRAIAVRLAADGYAVAVNYAGNAAKAQETVAAIEAAGGKAVAIQGDVASPEDVAALFAQARQAFGRIDVVVNSAGIMPMAPIATGSLADFDKVIATNLRGAFLVLAEAAAQVGEGGRIIALSTSVIAKSFPAYGPYIASKAGVEGLVRVLANELRGRGITVNAVAPGPVGTELFLNGKSPEQIEHIANLAPLQRLGTPEDIAGAVSFLAGPDGGWVNAQVLRANGGFA
- a CDS encoding LysR family transcriptional regulator, which gives rise to MDRFESLQLFTRIVESGSFSQAAASLDIPRATATHAIKALESRLGTRLLERTTRHVRPTLDGQAFYERCVSVLSELDDAEASLQHIASNPRGTLRVDMHGTHATQIVLPAIPEFRERYPGIDLVVSSGDRLVDLVREGVDCVIRAGTPRDSSLVARRLAALPQAICASPEYLARFGTPTHPDDLAQHQAVKFFSSSGASDYPLELIVDGKVQAYMLDGWMSVNDAENYYVCGLRGCGLIQIPRFHMEEALRDGRLVEVLADWRSPDMPLAAFYPHHRQLSPRVRVFIDWLTKLYETRFGPLP